A window of the Hypanus sabinus isolate sHypSab1 chromosome 25, sHypSab1.hap1, whole genome shotgun sequence genome harbors these coding sequences:
- the LOC132381039 gene encoding polymeric immunoglobulin receptor-like, with translation MMWTSFLLIGFLPVSGALWAEKYVRGVVGRAITIDCYYDAMYSSDTKYWCQGWTPLCSVLVETNGQHVQNGRMSITDNPEWGIFTVTIEDLRSGDTGWYSCGISESGFDTRFNLHLQVSEEPVSFPVVRYLSLANVSCLGGSVSLSCESFQGSLPIQYTWYEQTSSGHQKISDTNELALRCQSLIHQHHQYYCSASNQLGARSSGIVKVMVFNNREICSYVTEINGTRPVPFCENTAQRKKTTSPQIRAFTTVSRALWADDKVRGVVGRAITINCHYAPMYRSHTKYFCRIRSHQCTSLVNTNGQTEQPGRMTIRDNTSQGIFTVTMENLVPQDTGVYRCGIATSGKTLEFDVQLQVSDEPVSVPVLRYLPTANIMRVGGSVTMSCESVQGSLPIQYTWHENISSVDSKISENSKLDLRCQSFEHQHHQYYCTASNTRGAKSSEIVNVSTYTRGGNCSLVIRFSGTGREHSCETFTTVSTASSMIWKVGRWLLFALLMISTISVTWFTRKTKRPERLDPPRLVYKVK, from the exons ATGATGTGGACCTCATTCCTTCTGATTGGTTTCCTACCTG TTTCAGGTGCATTGTGGGCAGAGAAATATGTAAGAGGAGTTGTGGGAAGAGCGATCACAATCGATTGTTACTATGACGCCATGTACAGCTCAGACACAAAGTATTGGTGCCAAGGATGGACTCCACTATGTTCAGTTTTAGTGGAAACAAATGGCCAACATGTACAGAATGGACGAATGTCAATCACAGATAACCCGGAATGGGGAATATTTACTGTTACTATAGAGGATCTTCGCTCTGGAGATACAGGATGGTACAGCTGtggaatttcagaatcaggttttgatACAAGATTTAATTTACATCTACAAGTATCTGAAG aacCTGTGTCTTTTCCTGTGGTTCGATATCTGTCACTGGCAAATGTCTCATGTCTCGGGGGCTCTGTGTCACTTTCCTGTGAGTCCTTCCAGggatcccttcccattcagtacACATGGTATGAACAAACCTCATCTGGGCATCAAAAGATCTCAGATACTAATGAACTGGCTCTGCGTTGTCAATCCCTCATCCACCAGCACCATCAATATTACTGCAGTGCCTCGAATCAGCTTGGAGCAAGATCCAGTGGAATAGTTAAAGTGATGGTCTTCAACAACAGAGAGATCTGCAGTTATGTGACAGAAATCAATGGCACCA GGCCAGTTCCTTTCTGTGAAAATACTGCACAAAGGAAGAAAACTACTTCACCTCAAAT AAGAGCTTTTACCACAGTTTCGCGTGCTTTATGGGCAGATGATAAAGTAAGAGGAGTTGTGGGAAGAGCGATCACAATCAATTGTCACTATGCACCAATGTACCGTTCACACACAAAGTATTTCTGCCGCATAAGGAGTCACCAGTGCACATCGTTAGTGAATACAAATGGGCAAACTGAACAGCCTGGAAGAATGACAATCAGAGATAACACATCCCAAGGAATATTTACTGTTACTATGGAGAATCTTGTCCCTCAAGATACAGGAGTTTACAGATGTGGAATTGCAACATCTGGCAAGACTCTGGAGTTTGATGTGCAGCTACAAGTATCTGACG AACCGGTGTCTGTTCCTGTGCTTCGATATCTCCCTACTGCAAATATCATGCGTGTTGGGGGCTCTGTGACAATGTCCTGTGAGTCTGTCCAGggatcccttcccattcaataCACATGGCATGAAAACATCTCATCCGTGGATTCAAAGATCTCTGAAAACAGTAAACTGGATCTACGTTGTCAATCCTTCGAACACCAGCACCATCAATATTACTGCACAGCCTCGAATACTCGTGGAGCAAAGTCTAGTGAAATAGTGAATGTGTCCACCTACACCAGAGGAGGCAATTGCAGTCTTGTGATTCGATTCAGTGGCACTG GACGTGAACATTCATGTGAAACATTTACAACAGTATCAACTGCAAG TTCCATGATATGGAAGGTTGGTCGTTGGCTGCTCTTCGCTCTCCTGATGATCAGCACTATTTCAGTCACATGGTTCACAAGGAAAACTAAG AGACCAGAAAGATTGGATCCTCCTAGATTGGTCTATAAGGTAAAGTGA